One window of Aspergillus oryzae RIB40 DNA, chromosome 3 genomic DNA carries:
- the zpr1 gene encoding zinc finger-containing protein ZPR1 (C4-type Zn-finger protein), with the protein MSVEDKPVQQEAPVESQFQKPGDLVERDEDTGVMSLESLCMNCHENGTTRLLLLRVPYFRDIILESFECPHCHFKDNSVKSAGQIQEKGAKYTLTVQGENDLQRQVVRSDTSIFKVESLGIEMPKGESQFTTVEGVIQKIYESLSSEQPLRKAQAPELHDALVPIIENLQKILNRDGFPFTVSLDDPTGNSWIAPTINDTGNNYKRRDYPRTHEQNEELGISADPNAVEHEASGEWEDSEIVDGQVYSLPTECPGCTKPGFVNMKKVNIPYFKEVIIWSTSCEHCGYRTSEVKTGGEVPEKGKRITLRVENEVDLSRDILKSDTCALHSEELEVTVQPGTLGGRFTTVEGLLTEIRDQLHGQIFDVDDASGAGGDSMASDTKEKWTRFFSRLDAAINGDMKFVITLEDPMANSYVQDLCAPAVDHQITTEEYTRTEEEEEELGLKDMKLEGYEEDTEKKEEDNTEQKS; encoded by the exons ATGTCAGTAGAAGATAAGCCAGTCCAGCAAGAAGCTCCCGTCGAGTCGCAGTTCCAGAAGCCTGGTGACTTGGTGGAGAGAGATGAGGACACCGGTGTGATGTCCTTGGAAAGTCTTTGTATGAACTGCCATGAGAAC GGAACGACaaggctcctcctcctccgagtACCTTACTTCcgcgacatcatcctcgaatCCTTCGAATGCCCCCATTGCCACTTCAAGGACAACTCCGTCAAATCCGCTGGTCAGATCCAAGAGAAGGGCGCAAAGTACACACTTACTGTCCAGGGCGAAAATGACCTCCAGCGCCAGGTTGTTCGAAGCGACACTTCAATCTTCAAGGTTGAATCTCTGGGAATCGAGATGCCCAAGGGCGAGAGTCAGTTTACGACTGTCGAAGGAGTGATTCAGAAAATCTACGAGTCGCTGTCTAGCGAGCAACCCCTGCGTAAGGCTCAGGCACCTGAACTTCACGATGCGCTTGTGCCTATCATCGAGAACCTCCAGAAGATCCTGAACCGAGACGGATTCCCCTTCACCGTCTCTCTCGATGACCCCACTGGAAACTCATGGATCGCGCCTACTATTAACGACACTGGAAACAACTACAAGCGTCGTGACTACCCTCGTACGCACGAGCAGAATGAAGAGCTTGGAATTTCCGCGGACCCCAATGCTGTGGAGCATGAAGCATCTGGCGAATGGGAAGATTCTGAGATTGTCGATGGTCAGGTCTACAGTCTGCCTACCGAATGTCCAGGCTGCACGAAGCCTGGCTTCGTTaacatgaagaaggtgaacaTCCCCTACTTCAAGGAGGTCATCATCTGGAGTACATCTTGCGAGCACTGCGGATACCGTACTAGCGAAGTTAAGACTGGTGGTGAAGTTCCGGAGAAGGGCAAGCGCATCACTCTTAGGGTCGAGAATGAAGTTGACCTCTCGCGTGATATCCTCAAGTCCGACACCTGCGCTCTGCACAGTGAAGAGTTGGAAGTCACTGTTCAGCCTGGTACATTGGGCGGACGTTTCACTACCGTTGAAGGTCTGCTCACCGAAATCCGTGATCAACTGCACGGCCAGATCTTCGATGTCGACGATGCGAGCGGCGCTGGAGGAGACAGCATGGCATCCGACACTAAAGAGAAGTGGactcgcttcttctctcgtCTCGATGCTGCTATCAATGGAGACATGAAGTTTGTCATCACTCTCGAAGATCCCATGGCCAACAGCTACGTCCAGGACTTGTGTGCGCCTGCTGTCGATCATCAGATCACGACTGAAGAGTACACCCGtactgaagaagaggaagaagagctcGGTCTGAAGGACATGAAGCTCGAAGGTTACGAGGAGGAtacggagaagaaggaagaggacaacACCGAACAGAAGTCATAA
- the canA gene encoding putative cullin binding protein CanA (TATA-binding protein-interacting protein) has product MSSFSQDDEHDPQADELRETALVTLEALISSCGQRMQPYLQNTIKSALRFLKYDPNVAEMEEDEEMGGTQDDGSEDDGTEEPDLDDDEFEDFEEEGGYSDVDDMSWKVRRCAAKLLFTVISTYGRGRALDESSLYQQIAPALIARFSKEREESVKLEVVSTMTALVRKTGEDVMIITSNGFLESVGGSKNSRKRRRQDSDASMIDFEPSIGTSSAAGTPVIAPSSPKSGPQADLARSVPLVVQSLVKMWKQASVPLKQAIIVLLKNLALVRYGGLADYLQQIEDPIADVLKSSSPAGTSSTAAGATASAGTLQIETLSLIAAVAETHTSDALLPFLIALIPGVIGAVNDRNYKVSSEALGAVEQIVKALTPPRVSASSQDLASQLEKLYDVVHSRITDTSADLEVRQRAIHVFGVLLARTSGEKGSAFISLDRRPKGLAVLVDRLKNETTRLAAVRAVDDVAVLCDRKTDVTAAWVGEVTTELGAQLRKSDRVLRGASLEALRSLAMNSKTRVHYDGKTMKELEDCLLPLINAEDFHFLAPALIILAKLIPGNAELLVNEALVSALCSIVLSSLVGTVLKALLLLVKVVGEEGAGAVLMKKLLRDVGINGDTSVVGRAIGTLLVHGGSKLGVKMDDFLKELQTAQDAQRKCLALAILGEIGLRMGHECSLTPELFITHFDSKSDKVRLAAATALGNAAAGNVKTYLPTIMSGLEKPNHQSYLLLHSVKELLQHPEIVRPDVAPSALKLWQALLNVSEEEDNRAVGAECVGRLALIDPVAYIPHFQECLSNSDPTIRGVVISAFRYTLSDSRDTYNDVLRPLIVPLLVNMLSDRDLENHRLALTTLNSAIHNKMDIILPHLNELLPAVFGDTQIKPELIREVQMGPFKHRVDDGLELRKKQSAYETLYASLDTTFSLSHISEFFERILAGIDDEQDIRTICNLMTSKLINLAPEETQRSLDALSERYSVVLSFKPKDNAVKQELEKAQEASMGVLKITRELSKAFPNAETSGEHHKWKAYMEWVRKTFSSQLKSLESEF; this is encoded by the exons ATGTCGTCTTTTTCCCAGGATGACGAGCACGATCCCCAAGCGGATGAGCTCCGCGAGACCGCCTTGGTGACGCTAGAAGCTTTGATAAGCTCCTGCGGCCAGAGGATGCAGCCTTACTTGCAAAATACGATCAAATCCGCCCTTAGATTCCTCAAGTATGATCCCAATGTCgctgagatggaagaagatgaggaaatggGTGGTACTCAGGATGATGGCTCCGAGGACGATGGGACGGAGGAACCCGATTTGGATGACGACGAATTCGAAGAtttcgaggaggaaggtgGCTACagtgatgttgatgacatGAGCTGGAAAGTACGCCGATGTGCTGCGAAGCTGCTTTTCACCGTCATCTCAACCTACGGGCGGGGTCGTGCGTTGGATGAGTCTTCCTTGTACCAGCAAATCGCACCTGCCCTCATTGCCCGGTTCagtaaagaaagagaagaaagcgTGAAGCTGGAGGTAGTTTCGACGATGACTGCCCTCGTACGTAAGACAGGCGAAGATGTTATGATAATCACATCAAATGGCTTCCTCGAATCGGTGGGCGGATCGAAGAactcgagaaagagaaggaggcaggATAGCGACGCTAGTATGATCGACTTTGAACCAAGCATTGGCACCTCATCTGCAGCCGGTACGCCCGTCATTGCTCCATCCTCACCAAAATCTGGCCCCCAAGCCGATCTGGCGCGCTCGGTGCCCCTCGTCGTGCAAAGCCTTGTAAAGATGTGGAAACAGGCTTCTGTGCCACTAAAGCAAGCTATCATTGTATTGCTTAAAAATTTGGCCCTCGTGCGGTATGGTGGTCTAGCTGATTATCTCCAACAAATCGAAGACCCAATAGCCGATGTGCTCAAGTCATCGTCTCCAGCAGGAACCTCATCCACAGCAGCTGGAGCTACAGCCAGTGCAGGGACTCTCCAGATCGAAACGTTGAGTCTCATTGCTGCAGTTGCGGAGACACACACGTCTGATGCccttttgcctttcttaATCGCATTGATCCCTGGTGTCATTGGTGCCGTCAATGATAGAAACTATAAGGTGAGTAGCGAAGCGCTCGGGGCTGTCGAGCAGATAGTGAAAGCCCTCACTCCGCCCCGGGTGTCCGCTTCATCTCAGGATCTTGCATCACAATTGGAAAAGCTGTACGATGTTGTTCATAGTCGCATTACGGATACGAGCGCCGACCTGGAAGTTCGCCAACGTGCCATTCATGTATTCGGGGTTCTTCTGGCACGAACATCGGGAGAGAAAGGTTCCGCTTTCATCTCGCTCGACCGACGGCCAAAGGGACTTGCCGTGTTGGTAGACCGCCTAAAGAATGAAACTACGCGACTTGCGGCTGTGCGTGCTGTTGACGACGTTGCTGTCCTGTGTGATAGGAAGACAGATGTCACTGCGGCGTGGGTCGGCGAAGTCACCACAGAGCTTGGGGCTCAGCTACGTAAGTCAGATCGAGTACTCCGAGGTGCCAGCTTAGAAGCTTTACGCAGTTTAGCTATGAATTCCAAGACCAGAGTACATTACGATGGGAAGACTATGAAGGAATTAGAGGATTGCTTGTTGCCTCTTATCAACGCCGAAGACTTCCACTTCCTCGCTCCTGctctcatcatccttgcgAAATTGATTCCCGGAAACGCAGAGCTTCTCGTAAACGAGGCTTTAGTTTCAGCTCTTTGCTCAATCGTCCTCTCTTCACTTGTTGGTACTGTTTTGAAGGCGTTGCTACTTCTCGTCAAAGTcgttggagaggaaggtgCAGGTGCAGTTTTAATGAAGAAACTTCTGCGTGATGTAGGCATTAACGGCGACACATCTGTTGTTGGAAGGGCCATTGGAACACTCTTAGTTCACGGCGGATCCAAGCTGGGCGTCAAGATGGATGATTTCCTCAAAGAGTTGCAAACCGCACAAGATGCCCAACGCAAATGTCTTGCGCTTGCTATTCTCGGAGAAATCGGCCTACGAATGGGCCATGAGTGCTCGTTGACACCGGAGCTATTCATAACTCACTTCGATTCGAAGTCTGACAAAGTTCGCCTGGCTGCAGCCACTGCCTTAGGAAATGCAGCCGCGGGTAATGTGAAGACTTATCTGCCCACTATCATGAGTGGACTAGAAAAGCCCAACCATCAAAGCTACCTGCTACTTCACTCGGTAAAAGAACTGCTTCAGCACCCCGAGATTGTTCGCCCAGATGTTGCCCCCTCTGCACTCAAGCTATGGCAGGCTCTCCTCAATgtctctgaagaagaagacaaccgAGCCGTCGGAGCCGAGTGCGTTGGTCGACTAGCACTAATTGATCCTGTAGCTTACATACCGCATTTCCAG GAATGCCTGTCTAACTCGGACCCGACAATTCGTGGGGTGGTGATCTCTGCATTCCGTTATACCCTGTCAGACTCAAGAGATACCTACAACGATGTATTGAGACCGTTGATCGTCCCACTTTTGGTCAATATGCTCAGTGATCGTGACTTGGAAAATCACCGACTTGCCTTAACAACCCTCAACTCTGCTATTCATAACAAGATGGATATTATCCTCCCTCACCTTAACGAACTTCTACCTGCCGTGTTTGGTGACACACAGATCAAACCAGAACTGATCCGTGAAGTGCAAATGGGTCCATTCAAGCATAGAGTTGACGACGGTCTTGAGTTGCGAAAG AAACAGAGTGCCTACGAAACACTTTATGCCTCCTTAGACAcaactttctctttgtcgcATATCTCTGAATTCTTCGAACGCATATTAGCCGGAATTGATGATGAGCAAGATATTCGCACAATCTGCAACCTTATGACTTCCAAACTAATCAACCTAGCCCCAGAGGAGACGCAGAGGTCTCTGGATGCGCTCTCAGAGCGTTACAGCGTCGTACTATCCTTCAAACCAAAGGATAATGCCGTGAAGCAAGAACTTGAAAAAGCACAGGAAGCATCGATGGGTGTTCTGAAGATTACTCGAGAGCTGAGCAAGGCGTTTCCCAATGCCGAAACGTCCGGTGAGCATCACAAATGGAAGGCCTACATGGAGTGGGTTCGAAAGACCTTCTCTTCACAGTTGAAGAGCCTCGAATCGGAATTTTAG
- a CDS encoding ribonuclease P Rpr2/Rpp21/SNM1 subunit (predicted protein): MPFSDHATRLGFLKDAASSLDSLSPSTAAHLMTVHNKIFYDESRPLNQRQQEASCGACGSIRAPESTKTIHIKKKIIKRSSAASDGAIVYKCLRCRRRTVKPSRKEPVRPNASSKMAAAIDSTPPTALTAVQQPDSTETKHTSKTADNASSKKRAKARKQGGLQALLASKQQSRASSSLDLFDFLQQ, from the coding sequence ATGCCTTTTAGCGATCATGCCACTCGATTGGGCTTTCTCAAGGATGCCGCCAGCTCGCTGGATTCTCTCAGCCCTTCCACTGCGGCTCATCTAATGACCGTACATAACAAAATCTTTTACGACGAAAGCAGACCCTTAAACCAGAGACaacaagaagcttcttgtGGGGCTTGCGGCAGCATCCGAGCCCCTGAGTCCACTAAAACCATTCatatcaaaaagaaaatcataaaaCGCTCCTCGGCAGCCTCAGACGGAGCCATTGTCTACAAGTGCCTGCGCTGCCGTCGGCGGACAGTGAAACCGTCTCGAAAGGAGCCTGTTCGCCCTAATGCTTCGTCTAAAATGGCTGCAGCAATAGACTCTACACCTCCAACAGCTCTTACTGCAGTACAACAACCTGATTCAACCGAGACTAAGCATACTAGTAAGACAGCCGACAATGCGAGCAGCAAGAAACGAGCCAAGGCAAGAAAACAGGGTGGATTGCAAGCGCTATTGGCGTCTAAGCAACAATCTCGGGCTAGTTCTTCTCTGGATTTGTTTGACTTCCTCCAGCAGTAG
- a CDS encoding RNA lariat debranching enzyme (RNA lariat debranching enzyme), with protein MAPELNSASIRVAFEGCGHGCLHDIYASVEKAATLKGWDGVDLLIIGGDFQAVRNSHDMACMSVPQKFKKLGDFHEYYSGKRTAPYLTIFIGGNHEAGNHLFELYYGGWVAPNIYYMGAANVIRCGPLRIAGMSGIWKAYDYRKPHFERLPYNRDEIQSIYHIRELDVRKLLQIRTQVDLSLSHDWPKQIENYGDYNTLFRVKKGFRQDSQTGRLGNLAAKFVLDRLRPAHWFSAHLHGVVPEVQHNLTWRRVDIGEDGVGRQVVGVERDACAETAVNKKQKLQHETKPVKNSDEIDLDLDSDPGEDAAADTAPEVESRAMDQSTSAANINKSPTDSIVKPAEGVEKDTGDISEEVRSQLPAGFARPPPQAYAVNGPLPESISNKTTHFLALDKCLPNREFLQLVEFSTISDLEGAQCERPYRLQYDKEWLAITRVFANDLQLGDATAKPAADKGDTVYEPQIIEEEKWVEEHIVKPGKMGIPENFVPTAPPYDSAVPITTEEMPPEYNNPQTAQFCELIGIENKFHLSDEEREARMAAGPRPVESRQNFSRYPRRDGGHGHGRGRGGGRGGRGGGRPWGRGRGRGRAAPY; from the exons ATGGCACCAGAACTCAATTCTGCGTCGATTCGGGTCGCCTTTGAAGGCTGT GGACATGGCTGTCTTCATGACATATACGCATCAGTGGAGAAGGCTGCTACGCTGAAGGGCTGGGATGGTGTTGACCTTCTGATCATTGGCGGCGATTTTCAG GCCGTCAGAAACTCTCATGATATGGCTTGTATGTCTGTACCACAAAAGTTCAAGAAGCTGGGAGACTTCCATGAATACTACAGCGGGAAACGTACAGCTCCTTACTTAACCATCTTTATCGGCGGCAATCATGAGGCTGGTAACCACTTATTTGAGCTCTACTACGGCGGATGGGTCGCTCCCAACATTTACTACATGGGAGCGGCAAATGTCATTCGCTGTGGCCCTTTACGTATTGCAGGTATGTCTGGCATTTGGAAAGCTTATGATTATCGAAAGCCACACTTCGAACGGCTTCCATACAACCGAGATGAAATCCAGTCTATCTATCATATCAGAGAGCTGGATGTTCGCAAGTTACTCCAAATTCGCACCCAGGTCGACCTTAGCCTTTCACATGACTGGCCGAAGCAAATTGAAAACTATGGCGACTATAACACACTGTTCAGAGTCAAGAAAGGGTTCCGGCAGGATTCTCAGACAGGTAGACTAGGCAATTTGGCGGCGAAATTTGTTCTGGATCGTCTACGCCCAGCGCACTGGTTTTCTGCTCACTTGCAC GGAGTTGTCCCCGAAGTTCAGCATAACCTAACCTGGAGAAGGGTCGATATCGGTGAGGATGGAGTTGGTCGTCAGGTCGTCGGAGTGGAGAGGGATGCATGTGCCGAGACTGCGGTGAACAAAAAGCAGAAGCTGCAACATGAGACCAAACCCGTGAAAAATTCGGACGAAATTGACTTGGACCTGGATAGCGACCCTGGTGAAGATGCCGCTGCAGATACCGCTCCTGAAGTAGAGTCGCGGGCCATGGATCAATCGACCTCAGCGGCTAACATCAATAAAAGTCCTACTGATAGCATTGTCAAACCTGCAGAAGGCGTCGAAAAAGACACAGGAGATATCTCTGAAGAAGTGCGGAGCCAACTTCCTGCTGGTTTTGCACGACCTCCACCGCAAGCCTACGCGGTTAATGGGCCTTTGCCAGAGTCTATCTCCAACAAGACCACACactttcttgctttggaCAAATGTCTCCCGAACCGAgaatttcttcaacttgTTGAATTTAGCACTATTTCAGATCTCGAAGGTGCCCAGTGCGAGCGTCCTTATCGCTTGCAGTATGATAAGGAATGGCTTGCTATCACACGTGTGTTCGCAAACGACCTTCAGCTGGGCGATGCGACCGCTAAACCAGCTGCTGATAAAGGTGACACCGTTTACGAACCCCAGatcatcgaggaagaaaagtgggTAGAGGAACACATTGTAAAGCCCGGGAAAATGGGTATCCCAGAGAATTTCGTTCCAACGGCCCCGCCCTACGACTCGGCGGTTCCTATCACCACAGAAGAGATGCCGCCAGAATACAATAACCCTCAAACCGCTCAATTTTGCGAGCTAATTGGTATTGAGAACAAGTTCCACCTCAGCGATGAAGAACGTGAAGCTCGCATGGCCGCCGGCCCACGACCCGTTGAGTCCAGACAGAACTTCTCCCGGTATCCTCGTCGCGATGGTGGTCATGGACATGGACGTGGCAGAGGGGGCGGTAGAGGTGGCAGAGGTGGTGGCCGTCCTTGGGGACGCGGACGCGGACGCGGACGAGCAGCGCCCTACTAA
- a CDS encoding RTP1/Tango6 family protein (uncharacterized conserved protein) yields the protein MSVLSDIICDERRSIQPVIRGRILSDIISAASDLASNAEHLSQDKKQRYRDVVAKVVEETPSPVLLSTLSSFLQSDTAPWFKSIVSSQISRVPLRQDGVLQTILFLASQLAPSLGQESQDQTSNGPHFTVQAIMQSSRLLSSVPQGLDPVDYFSIIGPQLLALIDGDDPDLRKTAAYVVGNGILCKRAYGAPGTIGHSIFLEPLFKTLTAGLDDSSRNWMMSSSASGEDLPNRVLVPESLLVLAVDRLRSLVLQPPNPSLVKRVVYPILVPLWGLACGTSEQQRNSLHEKIMEVLQTYFAISVGEQPLKKLVDNLLWDGGSTWTYSVVPTHGLSLIKRETAKSDRLNIVRLLDTLASRAKLFVGLLGADPSSEERTGDIFLYVSESWLVSTPVNERSFNKPQLGLANEAESMERKLVSAKLAETLLDNFKDILSRRPLRVLELIKQIIDGEFNRASTRKKRDGDLGTGKVSLSSLANIVPAEENTEQGNAEESDSTESLPAVFSLLSTVLASPEFSASEDTLPVLETLKSRLDQLIPYLPPSLAKPGTTSSMLLEIHMTSPTEQSQKRPYAEVSDFETHRRALTNLNSDLPPVQAEGFSLLSDLVKKSSPVLDIPSTLTLLLSIITDPSEAAANDEFIYLNAIKLIGTLASRHPRTVVKTLVDRYTDRNETTNLDQRLKIGESLLRTVQDLGQSLTGETAKVLGDGMIAVAGRRSQKPETQKRRKQQLEKEKRQKEREERRNKEPAMPSGWKISSPSPAAKLQEDEEEGSESESPEQAAHSANIIAAWAAGASADDEPDDLRARASALSILATAVQTNIAGLGPSVASSAVDLALATLTLEQEPESAILRRASVVLLLDILKALDTTRETRGSQALGFGFSLADDSAGGMSWKDENASSRGPSTIGNIPHMLRTLAFVESRETDTIVRGHIRVLIESLEAWVEKSLLWGIGAHGREGENEPRLELGDRIAGLQIDPLAGRQESGRPRIEEIE from the exons GTCGCCAAGGTAGTTGAAGA AACACCTAGTCCGGTTTTGTTGTCCACCTTGTCCAGCTTCCTTCAGTCGGATACAGCTCCGTGGTTTAAATCAATAGTTTCAAGTCAAATATCACGAGTCCCTTTACGCCAGGACGGAGTTTTGCAAACAATACTCTTCTTAGCTTCACAGCTTGCTCCTTCACTAGGTCAGGAGTCCCAAGACCAGACATCAAATGGCCCACACTTTACAGTGCAAGCGATCATGCAGTCATCGCGCCTTTTATCCTCAGTACCACAAGGACTGGACCCAGTAGACTACTTCTCTATCATTGGACCCCAACTATTGGCTTtgattgatggagatgatccGGATTTGAGGAAGACTGCGGCGTACGTGGTTGGTAATGGGATTTTATGCAAGCGTGCCTACGGTGCCCCCGGAACTATAGGTCATTCTATCTTCCTGGAACCGCTTTTCAAGACACTCACCGCTGGATTGGATGATTCATCAAGAAactggatgatgtcgtcctCAGCTTCAGGCGAAGACTTACCGAACCGAGTCCTAGTCCCTGAATCCTTGTTGGTGCTGGCAGTTGACAGGCTGAGAAGTTTAGTTCTTCAGCCTCCAAACCCAAGTCTCGTAAAGAGGGTTGTTTACCCAATACTCGTCCCACTTTGGGGATTGGCTTGTGGTACTTCAGAGCAACAACGCAATTCTCTTCATGAAAAGATTATGGAAGTGCTACAAACCTACTTCGCTATATCGGTCGGAGAACAGCCACTTAAAAAGCTGGTTGATAATCTGCTCTGGGATGGAGGTTCCACCTGGACTTACAGTGTGGTTCCAACCCATGGGCTCTCGTTGATTAAGCGCGAAACTGCCAAATCAGATCGATTGAATATTGTACGACTTCTAGACACTCTAGCGTCTCGGGCTAAGCTTTTCGTCGGCCTACTGGGAGCTGATCCTAGCAGTGAAGAGCGCACCGGCGATATATTTTTATATGTGAGCGAGAGCTGGCTCGTTTCAACTCCGGTTAATGAGAGATCCTTTAATAAGCCCCAGCTTGGCCTCGCGAATGAGGCCGAGAGCATGGAACGCAAGCTAGTTAGCGCGAAACTGGCCGAGACACTTCTAGACAATTTCAAAGACATCCTTTCTCGTCGGCCTCTCAGAGTACTCGAGCTTATTAAACAGATCATAGACGGCGAGTTCAATCGCGCAAGTACACGAAAGAAAAGGGATGGTGATTTAGGGACTGGCAAGGTATCACTCTCCTCGCTGGCGAACATTGTCCCTGCGGAAGAAAATACAGAACAAGGCAACGCAGAAGAGTCAGACTCAACTGAATCTCTACCGGCCGTGTTCAGTTTACTCTCCACAGTACTCGCATCCCCCGAGTTTTCGGCATCAGAAGATACTTTGCCTGTACTTGAAACTCTCAAATCACGACTAGACCAACTAATCCCCTATCTTCCCCCGTCACTCGCTAAACCAGGGACAACTTCCTCGATGCTTTTGGAGATTCATATGACGTCACCTACAGAACAGAGCCAGAAACGACCATATGCTGAAGTATCTGATTTCGAAACACATCGCCGAGCTCTGACCAATCTTAATTCTGATCTCCCTCCCGTCCAAGCTGAAGGGTTCTCACTACTCTCCGATTTGGTTAAAAAATCCTCTCCCGTCCTCGACATACCGTCTACATTAACACTACTCCTATCTATCATAACAGATCCGTCCGAAGCTGCCGCTAATGACGAGTTTATCTACCTGAATGCAATAAAGCTGATAGGCACATTAGCCTCAAGACACCCACGCACAGTCGTCAAAACACTAGTCGATCGTTACACAGACAGAAATGAAACAACTAATCTCGACCAGAGACTCAAGATCGGAGAATCTCTTTTACGAACTGTCCAAGACCTCGGCCAATCATTAACCGGAGAGACAGCAAAGGTCCTAGGTGATGGCATGATCGCAGTCGCAGGGCGACGATCCCAAAAGCCAGAGACCCAAAAGCGCCGCAAACAACAGCTcgaaaaagagaaacgacAGAAGGAGCGCGAAGAACGGCGAAACAAGGAACCTGCAATGCCATCAGGCTGGAAGAtctcctcaccctcaccaGCAGCAAAATtacaagaagatgaagaagaaggttcAGAGTCCGAGTCTCCTGAACAAGCCGCCCATTCCGCTAATATCATCGCCGCCTGGGCTGCGGGCGCCTcggcagatgatgagccAGATGACCTGCGAGCTCGTGCATCTGCGCTGTCTATCCTGGCCACTGCAGTTCAGACTAATATTGCTGGTCTTGGACCTTCAGtggcttcttcagctgttGATCTTGCGCTTGCGACTCTTACCCTCGAGCAAGAGCCCGAGTCTGCGATTCTCCGACGAGCAAGTGTTGTCctgcttcttgatatcctcaagGCGCTCGATACCACCCGGGAGACTCGCGGAAGCCAGGCTCTCGGTTTTGGGTTTTCACTTGCGGATGACTCGGCCGGTGGCATGTCTTGGAAGGATGAGAACGCTAGCAGCCGTGGACCTTCGACCATAGGTAACATTCCGCATATGCTGCGGACACTAGCGTTTGTCGAAAGCCGTGAAACAGATACCATTGTCCGTGGCCATATTCGCGTATTGATTGAGAGTTTGGAGGCTTGGGTAGAAAAATCCTTGTTGTGGGGAATTGGAGCTCACGGTAGGGAAGGTGAAAATGAGCCAAGACTGGAACTTGGGGATCGAATTGCTGGCCTTCAGATCGATCCTCTTgcaggaagacaagaaagcGGACGGCctagaattgaagaaattgaatGA